From the genome of Lutzomyia longipalpis isolate SR_M1_2022 chromosome 2, ASM2433408v1, one region includes:
- the LOC129790034 gene encoding E3 ubiquitin-protein ligase Ufd4 isoform X4 — translation MGDVDPETLLEWLSMGQGDERDMQLIALEQLCMLLLMSDNVDRCFESCPPRTFLPALCKIFLDELAPENVLEVTARAITYYLDVSAECTRRIVAIEGAIKAICNRLVVADLTSRTSRDLAEQCIKVLELICTREAGAVFEGGGLNCVLSFIRDCGSQVHKDTLHSAMAVVSRLCTKVEPLSPTIQTCVESLSTLLQHEDPLVADGALKCFASVADRFTRKGVDPAPLAEYGLVSELLNRLSNAAGPVASTSTSGQTLQEGGHASAVPKSQAADTTRSSQSISTTISLLSTLCRGSPTITHDLLRSKLPEAIERALKGDERCVLDCMRLADLLLLLLFEGRQALNRVGCAQGQLVPRVRRADSSAERTHRQLIDCIRSKDTEALLEAIESCGIDVNCMDDVGQTLLNWASAFGTLEMVEYLCEKGADVNKGQRSSSLHYAACFGRPGIAKVLLKYGANPDLRDEDGKTPLDKARERLDEGHREVTSILQSPGDWMSAIRPDAKLDGDESNEPRGDPEMAPIYLKFFLPVFCKTFQSTMLASVRKSSLGLIKKMVQYTQPELLSTLCSTQNDQNLGTLLVEVVASVLDNEDDEDGHLVVLTIIEELMSKTHDEFLDHFARLGVFSKVQALMGPSAIGSEGAETDVIKSQEEGAASTSRQQKVGNTSGAVELSSDNVLEDAKEILPGKAYHWRDWSICRGRDCLYVWSDSAALELSNGSNGWFRFILDGKLATMYSSGSPENGSDSSENRGEFLEKLQRARAAVRQGSISQPILSTSTSARLMVGNWVLQNQKDNQLHIHNSEGHQVTILQDDLPGFVFESNRGTKHTFTAETTLGPDFASGWSSSRKKKMRSKAEAQKCQVKNMARDIYNRHFKAAQAVPRGAVATLAVIVREIETALEEQYSLTLARQAVVDGGSVAAEGGCCEKITWQERLRSALNNLATLLHVDGVVSAYEMHSSGLVQALVALLSKNYWESGLTRNKANKLQKQRIAIFNQCIQVGSNNETIDGAKGKSTASILVGKLVAVLESIEKLPVYLYESPGTGYGLQILTKRLRFRLERASCETTLFDRTGRHLKMEPLATVGQLAKYLLKMVAKQWYDMDRSTYFYLKKLKECGKQIVFKHQYDFDENGLIYFIGTNGKTTEWVNPAQYGLVTVTSSEGKQLPYGKLEDILSRDSISINCHTKDNKKAWFAIDLGLFLIPTAYTLRHARGYGRSALRNWMFQMSKDGLTWQTLYTHSDDKSLVEPGSTCTWTIECSPDETIGFRHVRIQQNGRNASGQTHYLSLSGFEIYGRVVSVCEDLGKTAAKEIEAKIRRERRQIRAQLKHITSGARVVRGVDWRWDDQDGHPPCEGTVTGEIHNGWIDVKWDHGVRNSYRMGAEGKYDLKLANCDSLLMEPGNSLIPLSTKRSTDKTSVLTSRKSSSTPSLPEATTDSRGSVASTDQASSADNLTWKQAVEAIAENVLSSAKSDIVNPGEIHPNQTEVSVVVHTLRDHHPDLSAINNSTQTIASDLATITENLTLGTPEPASSSTGNPCFVRQQSYPEDSKILNEANNKINASNSTNSIASKGLLSTLRSQSGGVTKMTTTVSQGVDTFRNNASNILSSDILSISTANMLTPAVRMTLQKSTIANTTTTPSSEKIQATAEEQNFKMRKPLHRVEKLLQIQQQPEDIYLPLPPSVAKERDTTNNLKNNLVATSVVTQGTATATETLAQAGAPSSTSTSADAVVVANPMSVSVPNLTTSTNEVTNPIEPATPHGLLETFAAMARRRTSQGNGGGGAFQANNQAMNTANSTNNQSTSGFFPRGPNSVTSLVKLALSSNFHTGLLSTAQSYPSLTSSANIPTTTNSGTTAGITTSASSGQAATSPSPALNPAFTMSLTSTSSDSEQVSLEDFLESCRAPTLLGDLEDDEDMEEDNDDEENEDEYEEVGSTLLQVMVSRNLLSFMDEETLENRLVAAGKRKSWDDEYVLKRQFSALIPAFDPRPGRTNVNQTTDLDIPPPGSESQSQSVDVTLIPQPSLHLVLKGPNLTGVPDVEIPLTNPDWTIFRAVQELMQMTNMIKTEKLRKIWEPTYTIIYREATSREDNNGSSGEGRTTPVVSVFSSGRSGGSTLSPSSPLPMTPSTLHCSVDDVLQLLSQLNAINGQMTGGDTEGSSSSSTSALSGDLFMSKKITNKLVQQIQDPLVLSSNSLPSWCEDLNQSCPFLFPFETRQLYFSSTAFGASRSIVWLQSQRDVTLDRRIPGSSPRRDEQHEFRVGRLKHDRVKVPRSENLIEWAVQVMKTHCTRKSVLEVEFVGEEGTGLGPTLEFYALVAAELQRSDLGMWLCDDEVDYKRDNEVEIDLGEGAKPAGYYVRRPAGLFPAPLPQDSEICERVAKYFWFLGVFLAKVLQDGRIVDLPLSTPFLQLLCHTKSTKSRNISAGSGLKSNEDIMMSSIMSEESDREAIDTYSRMLGARFPASSWYDGVLGWDQLAEIDPIRAEFMQELQELVGQKQNIEQNASLTPETKAQMIGELKLITKSMEVNLEDLALTFTYLPSSKVYGFPSAELIPNGSQVDVTVMNVEEYCDLTMNFCLQDGIAKQLQAFHEGFSQVFPLNKLAAFTPEEARIMICGEQNPEWTRDDLLNYTEPKLGYSKDSPGFLRFVNVLMSLTGPERKAFLQFTTGCSSLPPGGLANLMPRLTIVRKVDAGEGSYPSVNTCVHYLKLPDYPTEEILKERLLTATKEKGFHLN, via the exons ATGGGAGATGTCGATCCAGAGACGCTCCTGGAATGGCTATCCATGGGGCAGGGAGATGAACGTGATATGCAATTGATTGCACTTGAGCAGCTATGTATGCTGCTCTTGATGTCAGACAATGTTGACAGATGCTTTGAGAGTTGTCCACCGCGAACCTTTCTCCCGGCACTCTGTAAAATATTCCTTGATGAATTAGCACCGGAAAATGTGCTGGAAGTGACGGCACGTGCCATCACCTACTATCTTGATGTCTCAGCAGAGTGCACGAGGCGTATTGTCGCCATTGAAGGAGCCATCAAGGCGATTTGCAATCGTCTTGTTGTGGCCGATTTGACGAGTCGTACATCGCGTGATTTGGCGGAGCAATGTATAAAAGTGCTCGAACTGATTTGCACCCGTGAAGCTGGGGCTGTCTTCGAGGGTGGTGGCCTCAACTGTGTCCTCTCGTTCATTCGAGATTGTGGATCGCAGGTGCACAAAGATACCCTTCACTCTGCCATGGCAGTTGTGTCGCGTTTATGCACAAAAGTCGAACCACTCAGTCCGACCATTCAAACGTGCGTTGAGAGTCTGAGTACGCTGCTACAGCACGAGGATCCCCTTGTTGCCGATGGGGCGCTAAAGTGTTTCGCCTCAGTGGCGGATCGTTTTACACGCAAGGGTGTAGATCCAGCACCACTTGCTGAATACGGGCTCGTCTCGGAGCTCCTCAATCGACTGAGTAACGCTGCAGGACCCGTAGCGTCGACATCCACCTCAGGACAGACCCTCCAAGAGGGGGGACATGCTTCTGCTGTTCCAAAATCTCAGGCAGCAGACACAACACGTTCGAGTCAATCTATTTCAACGACGATCTCACTACTTTCTACCCTCTGCAGGGGGTCACCAACTATCACTCAt GATTTGCTACGTTCGAAGCTGCCAGAGGCAATTGAACGGGCACTTAAGGGTGATGAACGATGTGTGCTGGATTGCATGCGTCTGGCAGATTTGTTGCTGTTGCTCCTTTTCGAGGGACGCCAGGCACTAAATCGTGTGGGATGTGCCCAGGGGCAGTTGGTACCGCGCGTTCGCAGGGCGGACTCAAGCGCAGAAAGGACACACAGGCAGCTAATTGACTGCATTCGAAGTAAAGATACAGAGGCACTACTGGAAGCTATTGAATCATGTGGGATTGATGTCAACTGCATGGATGACGTGGGTCAAACTCTACTTAATTGGGCGTCTGCATTTGGGACGCTCGAAATGGTGGAGTATTTGTGTGAGAAGGGAGCGGATGTAAACAAAGGACAGCGGAGCTCATCATTGCACTATGCTGCATGTTTTGGGCGCCCAGGGATTGCAAAGGTGCTCCTAAAGTATGGTGCCAATCCGGATTTGAGGGATGAAGATGGAAAGACACCGCTTGATAAGGCACGTGAGCGTCTCGATGAGGGACACAGGGAGGTGACGTCAATACTGCAGTCGCCTGGTGACTGGATGTCGGCCATACGACCAGATGCCAAATTGGATGGGGATGAGTCAAATGAGCCACGTGGTGATCCCGAAATGGCACCAATCTATCTCAAATTCTTTCTACCGGTCTTCTGTAAAACTTTCCAGAGCACAATGTTGGCGAGTGTGCGGAAATCAAGTTTAG GACTCATTAAGAAGATGGTCCAATATACCCAACCTGAATTGCTCTCAACACTCTGCTCGACACAGAATGACCAAAATTTGGGTACATTGCTGGTGGAGGTGGTTGCCAGTGTGTTGGATAATGAG GACGATGAGGATGGACATTTGGTGGTTTTGACAATAATTGAGGAATTAATGTCAAAGACTCACGATGAATTTCTCGATCATTTTGCACGTTTGGGTGTATTCTCAAAGGTGCAAGCACTCATGGGTCCATCGGCTATTGGGAGTGAAGGTGCTGAAACGGATGTGATAAAGTCCCAAGAGGAGGGAGCCGCATCGACGAGCCGGCAGCAAAAGGTGGGCAATACATCGGGTGCAGTGGAATTAAGTAGTGACAATGTGCTGGAGGATGCCAAAGAAATTCTACCGGGAAAGGCGTACCACTGGAGAGATTGGAGTATCTGCCGTGGACGTGATTGCCTATACGTGTGGTCAGATTCAGCTGCCTTGGAGCTATCAAATGGCTCCAATGGATGGTTCCGATTTATCTTGGATGGGAAATTGGCTACAATGTATTCCAGTGGGAGTCCCGAAAATGGAAGTGATAGCTCag AGAATCGTGGAGAATTTTTGGAGAAATTGCAGAGAGCTCGCGCTGCTGTCCGGCAAGGATCGATATCGCAACCAATTTTATCCACATCGACGTCTGCACGGCTAATGGTGGGGAATTGGGTGTTGCAAAATCAAAAGGACAATCAACTGCATATCCACAATTCTGAAGGCCATCAA gTGACGATTTTGCAAGATGACCTACCTGGGTTTGTCTTTGAGAGCAATCGCGGTACGAAGCATACATTTACAGCTGAAACAACCCTCGGTCCGGACTTTGCATCTGGATGGTCGAGTAGTAGGAAGAAGAAGATGCGTTCCAAGGCTGAGGCGCAAAAGTGCCAGGTGAAGAATATGGCACGTGACATCTACAATCGTCACTTCAAGGCCGCACAAGCAGTACCGCGTGGTGCTGTGGCCACGTTGGCGGTGATTGTGCGCGAAATTGAGACAGCTCTCGAGGAGCAATATTCACTAACATTGGCACGACAGGCTGTGGTGGATGGTGGTAGTGTGGCAGCTGAGGGTGGTTGTTGCGAGAAGATTACATGGCAGGAGAGACTCAGATCGGCACTCAACAATCTCGCCACACTTCTTCACGTGGATGGTGTTGTGAGTGCATACGAAATGCACAGTTCGGGACTTGTGCAGGCACTTGTGGCATTGCTATCGAAGAATTACTGGGAATCTGGACTCACGCGGAATAAGGCGAATAAGTTACAAAAGCAGCGAATTGCCATATTCAATCAATGCATCCAAGTGGGATCAAACAATGAGACAATTGATGGGGCAAAGGGGAAGAGTACAGCAAGTATCCTTGTAGGTAAATTAGTGGCAGTCCTGGAGAGTATTGAGAAACTTCCGGTGTACCTCTATGAGTCACCTGGTACGGGGTATGGGTTGCAAATTCTCACCAAACGACTACGTTTTCGTCTCGAGAGAGCATCGTGTGAAACAACACTATTTGATCGTACGGGGAGGCATTTGAAGATGGAACCACTCGCCACTGTGGGTCAATTGGCCAAGTATTTGCTAAAGATGGTGGCAAAGCAGTGGTACGACATGGATAGATCAACTTATTTCTACCTAAAGAAGCTCAAGGAGTGCGGAAAGCAAATTGTCTTCAAGCATCAATATGATTTCGATGAGAATGgactgatttattttattggcaCAAATGGAAAGACTACCGAGTGGGTAAATCCAGCGCAATATGGCCTTGTTACAGTTACAAGTTCCGAAGGGAAGCAGCTTCCTTATGGAAAACTGGAGGATATTCTCTCGCGGGATagcatttcaataaattgccaCACAAAGGATAACAAGAAAGCGTGGTTTGCCATTGATCTGGGGCTCTTCCTAATCCCAACGGCCTACACACTACGCCATGCAAGAGGCTATGGACGATCAGCACTGAGGAATTGGATGTTCCAAATGTCAAAGGATGGTCTCACATGGCAGACCCTGTATACGCATAGCGATGATAAAAGTCTCGTTGAACCTGGTAGTACGTGCACGTGGACAATTGAATGCTCCCCAGATGAGACAATTGGTTTCCGGCATGTGCGTATCCAGCAGAATGGGCGCAATGCTTCGGGGCAGACACACTACCTCAGTCTTTCGGGTTTTGAAATCTATGGACGTGTGGTGTCAGTATGTGAGGATTTGGGGAAGACAGCTGCTAAGGAGATTGAAGCGAAGATTCGTCGTGAGAGACGTCAGATACGGGCACAGTTGAAGCACATCACATCCGGTGCAAGAGTAGTGCGTGGTGTTGATTGGCGCTGGGATGATCAAGATGGGCATCCACCGTGTGAGGGTACAGTCACGGGGGAGATTCACAATGGATGGATTGATGTAAAGTGGGATCATGGTGTGAGGAATTCCTACAGAATGGGCGCCGAAGGGAAGTACGATCTTAAACTGGCTAATTGTGATAGTCTACTGATGGAACCCGGCAACTCCCTTATCCCATTGTCAACGAAAAGGTCCACAGATAAGACTAGTGTGCTTACAAGTAGAAAATCCAGCTCAACCCCAAGTCTCCCTGAGGCTACAACAGATAGTAGGGGTTCTGTTGCATCCACAGATCAAGCTTCATCTGCGGACAATTTGACATGGAAGCAAGCTGTTGAGGCAATTGCTGAGAATGTTTTATCATCAGCTAAGAGTGACATTGTCAATCCGGGTGAGATTCATCCCAATCAAACAGAGGTGTCTGTTGTTGTGCACACCCTTCGGGATCATCATCCAGATTTGTCTGCAATTAACAATTCAACACAGACAATTGCATCGGATTTGGCTACAATAACGGAGAATCTGACACTTGGGACTCCGGAACCTGCATCCAGTAGCACGGGAAATCCTTGTTTTGTACGCCAACAGAGCTATCCTGAAGACAGTAAGATTCTCAACGAAGCCAATAACAAGATAAATGCGAGCAATTCAACAAACAGCATTGCTTCCAAGGGACTCCTGAGTACCCTACGTTCACAGTCGGGTGGTGTAACAAAGATGACAACAACAGTTAGTCAGGGAGTCGATACGTTCCGCAACAATGCCAGCAATATTCTCTCTTCGGACATTCTATCCATTTCAACGGCAAACATGCTAACACCTGCTGTAAGGATGACGCTACAAAAGTCAACGATTGCCAATACAACAACAACACCAAgtagtgagaaaattcaagcaaCAGCTGAAGAGCAGAATTTCAAGATGAGGAAACCTCTGCACAGAGTAGAGAAGCTCCTGCAGATTCAGCAACAACCTGAAGATATCTACTTACCACTACCACCGTCTGTGGCCAAGGAACGCGATACAACGAACAATTTGAAGAATAATCTTGTAGCTACGTCTGTTGTAACCCAAGGAACAGCTACAGCCACTGAGACACTCGCCCAAGCTGGTGCACCATCTTCAACGAGTACTAGTGCTGATGCCGTAGTCGTAGCAAATCCCATGAGTGTATCTGTACCCAATTTAACGACGTCCACCAATGAAGTGACTAATCCCATTGAACCAGCAACACCACATGGGCTCCTTGAGACATTTGCCGCCATGGCAAGACGCAGAACATCCCAGGGTAATGGTGGTGGTGGAGCTTTCCAGGCAAACAATCAAGCAATGAATACGGCAAATAGTACCAACAATCAGAGTACATCAGGATTCTTCCCGCGTGGTCCAAATTCTGTTACTAGTCTCGTGAAGTTGGCACTATCAAGTAATTTCCACACTGGTCTCCTCAGCACGGCTCAGAGTTATCCAAGTCTCACGAGTTCAGCCAATATTCCAACAACGACGAATTCTGGGACCACAGCTGGTATTACGACATCTGCAAGTAGTGGGCAGGCAGCTACGAGTCCATCACCAGCCCTCAATCCTGCCTTCACCATGAGTCTCACATCAACGAGTAGCGACAGCGAGCAGGTGTCTCTGGAGGATTTCCTCGAGAGTTGTCGTGCTCCAACACTTCTTGGGGATCTCGAGGATGATGAGGACATGGAGGAGGATAATGATGATGAGGAGAATGAGGATGAATATGAGGAAGTTGGTAGTACACTCCTTCAAGTGATGGTATCAAGGAATTTGTTATCATTCATGGATGAGGAGACACTGGAGAATCGTCTTGTGGCAGCGGGAAAGAGAAAATCCTGGGATGATGAGTATGTGCTTAAGAGGCAATTTTCAGCTCTTATTCCCGCCTTTGATCCACGTCCAGGACGTACGAATGTTAATCAGACAACAGATCTCGATATACCACCACCTGGTTCCGAGAGTCAATCTCAATCGGTCGATGTAACACTAATTCCGCAACCATCACTGCATTTGGTACTCAAGGGACCCAATTTGACTGGTGTGCCAGATGTGGAGATTCCCCTAACAAATCCCGATTGGACAATCTTCAGGGCCGTCCAGGAGCTCATGCAGATGACAAATATGATTAAAACG gagAAATTACGAAAAATCTGGGAACCTACTTACACCATAATCTACCGTGAAGCCACGAGTAGGGAAGACAATAATGGAAGTAGCGGTGAAGGGAGAACAACCCCTGTGGTATCTGTCTTCAGTTCAGGACGAAGTGGAGGATCAACCCTTTCGCCAAGCTCACCACTTCCAA TGACACCATCAACACTCCACTGCTCCGTTGACGATGTCCTGCAACTTCTGTCACAACTCAATGCCATCAATGGTCAGATGACGGGAGGTGATACGGAgggtagtagtagtagtagtaccTCAGCACTCAGTGGTGATCTATTTATGagcaagaaaatcacaaataagCTTGTGCAGCAAATTCAAGATCCCCTTGTGCTCAGTAGCAATAGTTTGCCATCGTGGTGTGAGGATCTCAATCAATCGTGTCCCTTCCTCTTTCCCTTCGAGACGCGTCAGTTGTACTTCAGCTCAACTGCCTTTGGGGCATCAAGGAGTATTGTGTGGCTTCAATCGCAGCGCGATGTGACATTGGATAGACGTATACCGGGATCGAGTCCGCGTCGTGATGAGCAGCATGAATTCCGCGTTGGCCGCCTCAAGCATGATCGCGTTAAAGTGCCACGGAGTGAGAATCTCATTGAATGGGCTGTGCAAGTGATGAAGACGCACTGTACACGAAAATCCGTGCTAGAGGTAGAATTTGTCGGGGAAGAGGGTACAGGATTGGGTCCAACGTTGGAATTTTATGCTCTTGTCGCGGCGGAATTGCAACGAAGTGATCTGGGGATGTGGCTGTGTGACGATGAGGTGGATTACAAGAGGGATAACGAAGTGGAGATTGATCTGGGTGAGGGTGCAAAGCCAGCGGGGTACTATGTGAGACGCCCTGCGGGACTTTTCCCGGCACCCTTGCCGCAAGATTCGGAAATTTGTGAACGTGTTGCAAAGTACTTTTGGTTTTTGGGTGTCTTCCTTGCCAAAGTCCTACAGGATGGGCGTATTGTTGATCTACCGCTATCGACACCATTCCTCCAGTTGCTGTGTCACACAAAGAGCACAAAATCCCGCAATATCTCCGCGGGATCTGGGCTAAAGTCCAATGAGGACATCATGATGTCAAGCATTATGTCGGAGGAGAGTGATCGCGAAGCCATTGATACGTATTCCCGTATGTTGGGAGCACGATTTCCAGCTTCGTCGTGGTACGATGGTGTCCTGGGGTGGGATCAATTGGCTGAAATTGATCCTATTCGTGCGGAATTTATGCAGGAGCTGCAAGAACTTGTGGGGCAAAAGCAGAATATTGAGCAGAATGCAAGCTTAACACCCGAAACCAAAGCCCAAATGATTGGGGAATTGAAGCTCATTACAAAGTCCATGGAGGTTAATCTTGAGGATTTGGCTCTCACATTCACCTACCTGCCCAGCTCGAAGGTGTACGGGTTCCCGAGTGCAGAGCTCATCCCGAATGGTAGTCAGGTGGATGTGACGGTGATGAATGTGGAGGAGTACTGTGATCTCACGATGAATTTCTGCCTCCAAGATGGCATTGCGAAGCAACTTCAGGCCTTCCACGAGGGTTTCAGTCAGGTGTTTCCGCTCAATAAATTGGCTGCCTTTACGCCCGAGGAGGCACGCATTATGATATGCGGTGAACAAAATCCCGAATGGACAAGGGATGATCTCCTAAATTACACAGAACCAAAATTGGGTTACAGCAAAGACAG tcCTGGTTTCTTGCGCTTCGTGAATGTACTGATGAGTCTCACGGGACCAGAAAGGAAAGCCTTCTTGCAATTCACAACCGGATGCAGCAGCTTACCACCTGGTGGTTTGGCAAATCTCATGCCTCGCCTCACAATTGTCCGGAAAGTGGATGCTGGCGAGGGAAGCTATCCGTCTGTCAATACTTGCGTCCACTACCTCAAGCTACCTGATTATCCCACGGAGGAGATTCTAAAAGAGAGACTCCTGACTGCCACCAAGGAGAAGGGATTCCATCTCaactaa